Proteins encoded within one genomic window of Bradyrhizobium sp. CB1717:
- a CDS encoding methyl-accepting chemotaxis protein, which produces MTLLSHLKIRTKLASMVCLAALTVTALIVASAYLSKTRMLDDRARQMQTAVDLLHGFAQSLHDEVAAGKMTLAEAQAQFKLRGRQMKFGGGQGYPVVYTADSTVMMNGGAPQLEGKNNGIKDANGIVIGDATVNTARQAPEGAVLSYLFPRPGETVPVRKMVFARYFAPWNVAIAYGLYVDDIDADVRALTLELAAIGVGLMLLMATLSWLIARDVLGALDRQKNRMQEISEGAIDKPVEETDRGDEIGRMAETLEVLRQTALTARNLEAEQVAAKSRSEQEKREALIALADRFDASVGQLVGLMASGSGELETTAKSMSSTAEGTNRRAAVVGSAATQASQRVQTVAAAAEELSSSITEISRQVAQSAEVTGRAVDSARRTDTIVRALSDGAQQIEHVAELISSIAAQTNLLALNATIEAARAGEAGRGFAVVASEVKSLASQTAEATREIGDKIAQIQGATKEAVDAIGGITATIEEVSRIATSIGAAIEEQGAATAEIARSVSQTAEATKEVTTNIGGVSTAANETGNAAGMVLAAASSLSKQAEQLSGEVGTFLKGVRAA; this is translated from the coding sequence ATGACGCTGCTCAGCCATCTGAAGATCCGCACCAAGCTCGCCAGCATGGTCTGTCTCGCGGCGCTCACGGTCACAGCGCTCATCGTCGCGTCCGCCTATCTCAGCAAGACCCGCATGCTCGATGATCGTGCGCGCCAGATGCAGACGGCGGTCGATCTGCTGCACGGCTTCGCGCAATCGCTTCACGACGAGGTCGCCGCGGGCAAGATGACGCTCGCCGAGGCGCAGGCCCAGTTCAAGCTGCGCGGCCGGCAGATGAAGTTTGGCGGCGGCCAGGGCTATCCCGTCGTCTACACCGCCGATTCAACCGTGATGATGAACGGCGGCGCGCCTCAGCTCGAGGGCAAGAACAACGGCATCAAGGATGCCAATGGCATCGTGATCGGCGACGCCACCGTCAACACGGCGAGGCAGGCTCCCGAAGGCGCCGTCCTGTCCTATCTTTTCCCGCGTCCGGGCGAGACCGTTCCGGTTCGCAAAATGGTGTTCGCTCGCTACTTTGCGCCCTGGAACGTCGCAATTGCCTACGGCCTCTATGTCGACGACATCGACGCCGACGTGCGCGCGCTGACGCTGGAGCTGGCCGCGATCGGCGTCGGCCTGATGCTGCTGATGGCGACGCTGTCCTGGCTGATCGCCCGCGACGTGCTCGGCGCGCTCGACCGCCAGAAGAACCGCATGCAGGAGATTTCCGAAGGCGCCATCGACAAGCCGGTCGAGGAGACCGACCGCGGCGACGAGATCGGCCGCATGGCCGAGACGCTCGAAGTGCTCAGGCAGACCGCGCTCACGGCGCGCAATCTGGAGGCCGAGCAGGTCGCCGCCAAATCCCGCAGCGAGCAGGAGAAGCGCGAGGCCCTGATCGCGCTTGCCGACCGCTTCGACGCCTCCGTCGGCCAGCTCGTCGGCCTGATGGCCTCCGGCTCCGGCGAGCTCGAGACCACCGCCAAGTCGATGTCGTCGACCGCCGAAGGCACCAACCGCCGCGCCGCCGTGGTCGGCTCGGCTGCGACCCAGGCCAGCCAGCGCGTCCAGACGGTCGCGGCTGCCGCCGAGGAGCTGTCCTCCTCCATCACCGAGATCAGCCGCCAGGTCGCGCAATCGGCCGAAGTGACCGGTCGTGCCGTGGACAGCGCCCGCCGCACCGACACCATCGTGCGTGCGCTCTCGGACGGCGCCCAGCAGATCGAGCATGTCGCCGAGCTGATCTCCAGCATCGCCGCGCAAACCAACCTGCTCGCGCTCAATGCCACCATCGAGGCTGCGCGTGCGGGCGAAGCCGGCCGCGGCTTTGCCGTCGTTGCCTCCGAGGTGAAGTCGCTCGCAAGCCAGACCGCGGAAGCCACCCGCGAGATCGGCGACAAGATCGCCCAGATCCAGGGCGCCACCAAGGAAGCGGTCGACGCCATCGGCGGCATCACCGCCACCATCGAGGAGGTCAGCCGCATCGCCACCTCGATTGGAGCTGCCATCGAGGAGCAAGGCGCCGCCACCGCCGAGATCGCGCGCAGCGTCTCGCAGACGGCCGAGGCGACCAAGGAAGTCACCACCAATATTGGCGGCGTCTCCACCGCCGCCAACGAGACCGGCAACGCCGCCGGCATGGTGCTCGCGGCTGCCAGCAGCCTCTCCAAGCAGGCCGAGCAGCTCTCCGGCGAAGTCGGCACGTTCCTCAAAGGCGTGCGCGCGGCGTAG
- a CDS encoding DUF3971 domain-containing protein: MAAVPAQGASRPVDGCGPGGAQSYDGRLYREAMARNTSPQDYNRDFDRRGGQQQPQEWDEADWDPDQEAAAGHRARRLLSRSHSGFHRFGSPRRWPGGGRWLKRLAVVVGALIVIFVGCFGALWWRLGAGPINLDIATPWLAAAIEDNIGHGNTVEVGGTQIERAGRVRIAVRIRDIIVRDRDHAIVASAPKAEVRLSGAGLLMGHLRAESLNLVDAELAIRIAPDGTVTVSAGDTAKPLATGVASKKDAGLPPTFPRNGVPPPPFATAPAGQDPSQAASQGAPQATAQSGILQGLDWLDSLSMTGLDGQNLNEIGLKNGNLIVDDQQRGSKWSFENITLSLRRPSHGGVALSLGEEGARPWMLRATIGPAENGVRSVDIKADKVSTSNILLALRVKDLTYTADLPLTGELKGELGRDGVPTFFRGKIAVGAGNIIDTDTPDYPMAIDSAEINVEWDANRRVLVAPFKILSGANRLTLLAHLEPPNGNINDWQLGFSGGSILLGGIDNEPPLVFNRIAIGFRFDTDHKRLLLTQADISNGEIGVAGTGAIDYSGEPRLTLGFAGTPMSASALKRMWPTLVVPELREWVIERIERGTLQRIEIGINSPTRNLPRKGPPIPDDGLSVNIVASGVAVRPVDGMPVVHDADLRARVTGRTATVNIGQGIADTPAGRKITISDFTFEVPDMAPKPSPSRTKFRADGPVPAAAEILSNDRLSDLSATVVDPNTSKGTFSANIQLGMPVKGELTKSDTTYAVAADLNGFAADKLVMNQKLEANNLKIAANNQGYQVKGDVKINGQAASLDYRKPAEGDADVRLQATLDDASRARLGFDLSPAVSGSLPIKLSGKIAGGADQTTKLGVEADLTSVKLDNILPGWVKLPGRSGKASFKVVPTAQSTRFEDIVIEGSGASIKGSLELDPNGDLVSANFPTYAPSDGDKASLKVERGQDGVVRGTVRGDVFDGRGFLKSAISGNSKDDKSKLKNVDFDIDVKLGAVAGFNGEAMRSVDAKMSKRSGAIKAFSLSGKIGRDTPVAADLRGGRAQGNREVIYLQTNDAGALLRFTDTYTKAVGGQMVVAMEPPTSEPNTSREGLINVRDFTVKGEAQLERVAAGAPNGTGNGVSFSALRAEFTRQNGALTIRDGVVKGPMIGATIEGSIDYPGNQVCMSGTFVPMYGLNNMFGQIPVLGLFLGGGDKEGLIGVTYEVVGTPAAPVMRVNPVSAMVPGVFRKIFEFNTGKQNTPFEEFPSQSNDGSTGSTRQLSSGCSLARR; the protein is encoded by the coding sequence ATGGCGGCAGTGCCGGCGCAGGGGGCTTCGCGTCCCGTGGACGGCTGCGGTCCCGGCGGCGCTCAGTCCTATGATGGGCGCCTGTATCGAGAGGCAATGGCAAGGAATACGTCGCCCCAGGATTACAATCGGGATTTCGATCGGCGCGGCGGTCAACAACAGCCGCAGGAATGGGACGAGGCCGACTGGGATCCGGATCAGGAAGCGGCGGCGGGCCATCGGGCGCGCCGGCTGTTGTCGCGTTCCCATTCGGGCTTCCATCGCTTTGGGTCGCCGCGCCGCTGGCCGGGCGGCGGTCGCTGGCTGAAGCGGCTGGCTGTCGTCGTCGGCGCCCTCATCGTCATCTTCGTCGGCTGCTTCGGTGCGCTGTGGTGGCGGCTCGGCGCCGGACCCATCAATCTCGACATCGCGACGCCCTGGCTTGCCGCCGCCATCGAGGACAATATCGGCCACGGCAACACGGTTGAGGTCGGCGGCACCCAGATCGAGCGCGCCGGGCGGGTCCGTATCGCCGTGCGCATTCGCGACATCATCGTGCGCGACCGCGACCATGCCATCGTCGCCAGCGCCCCGAAGGCCGAGGTGAGGCTGTCGGGCGCGGGCCTGCTGATGGGGCATCTGCGCGCGGAAAGCCTCAACCTGGTCGATGCCGAGCTTGCGATCCGGATCGCGCCGGACGGCACCGTCACGGTCTCGGCCGGCGACACCGCAAAACCGCTGGCAACCGGCGTTGCCTCCAAGAAGGATGCGGGCCTGCCGCCGACATTCCCGCGCAACGGCGTTCCGCCGCCGCCATTCGCCACGGCGCCGGCGGGCCAGGATCCATCTCAGGCCGCATCGCAAGGCGCGCCTCAGGCGACTGCGCAGAGCGGCATTCTCCAGGGCCTCGACTGGCTCGACAGCCTGAGCATGACCGGCCTCGACGGCCAGAATCTCAACGAGATCGGCCTGAAGAACGGCAATCTGATCGTCGACGATCAGCAGCGCGGCAGCAAATGGAGCTTTGAGAACATCACGCTCAGCCTGCGCCGGCCGAGCCACGGCGGCGTCGCGCTCAGCCTCGGCGAGGAGGGTGCGCGTCCCTGGATGCTGCGCGCCACGATCGGTCCCGCCGAGAATGGCGTGCGCTCGGTCGACATCAAGGCCGACAAGGTCTCGACCTCCAACATCCTGCTGGCGCTGCGGGTAAAGGATCTCACCTATACCGCCGACCTGCCGCTGACCGGCGAGCTCAAGGGCGAGCTCGGCCGCGACGGCGTGCCGACCTTCTTCCGCGGCAAGATTGCGGTCGGCGCGGGCAACATCATCGACACCGATACGCCCGACTATCCGATGGCGATCGACTCCGCCGAGATCAATGTCGAGTGGGACGCCAACCGGCGGGTGCTGGTCGCACCATTCAAGATCCTCTCCGGCGCCAACCGCCTGACGCTTCTGGCCCATCTGGAGCCGCCCAACGGCAACATCAACGACTGGCAGCTCGGCTTCAGCGGCGGATCGATCCTGCTCGGCGGCATCGACAACGAGCCGCCGCTCGTCTTCAACCGCATCGCGATCGGTTTCCGCTTCGATACCGACCACAAGCGCCTGTTGCTGACGCAGGCTGATATCAGCAACGGCGAGATCGGCGTCGCCGGCACCGGTGCCATCGACTATTCCGGCGAGCCGCGGCTGACGCTGGGCTTTGCGGGAACGCCGATGTCGGCCTCCGCGCTCAAGCGGATGTGGCCGACGCTTGTCGTTCCCGAGTTGCGTGAATGGGTGATCGAGCGGATCGAACGCGGCACACTCCAGCGCATCGAGATCGGTATCAACTCGCCGACCAGGAATCTTCCGCGCAAGGGGCCGCCGATCCCGGACGACGGCTTGTCGGTCAACATCGTCGCGAGCGGCGTCGCGGTTCGTCCCGTGGATGGCATGCCGGTGGTGCACGATGCCGATTTGAGGGCGCGCGTGACCGGGCGCACGGCGACGGTGAATATCGGGCAGGGCATCGCCGATACGCCGGCCGGTCGCAAGATCACGATCTCCGACTTCACCTTCGAGGTGCCTGACATGGCGCCGAAACCGTCGCCGTCGCGGACCAAATTTCGCGCCGACGGGCCGGTGCCGGCAGCGGCCGAGATTCTGTCCAATGATCGCCTGAGCGATCTGTCGGCGACCGTCGTCGATCCCAACACCAGCAAGGGCACGTTCTCGGCGAACATCCAGCTCGGCATGCCGGTCAAGGGCGAATTGACCAAGTCCGATACGACCTACGCCGTCGCCGCCGACCTCAACGGCTTTGCCGCCGACAAGCTGGTGATGAACCAGAAGCTCGAAGCCAACAATCTGAAGATCGCCGCCAACAACCAGGGCTACCAGGTCAAGGGCGACGTCAAGATCAACGGGCAGGCGGCCTCGCTCGACTACCGCAAGCCGGCCGAGGGCGATGCCGACGTCCGATTGCAGGCGACGCTGGACGATGCGAGCCGCGCGCGCCTCGGCTTCGATCTCAGCCCCGCCGTCAGCGGTTCACTGCCGATCAAGCTGTCCGGCAAGATCGCCGGCGGTGCGGACCAGACGACGAAGCTCGGCGTTGAGGCCGACCTGACCTCGGTCAAGCTCGACAACATCCTGCCCGGCTGGGTCAAGCTGCCGGGCAGGTCCGGCAAGGCCAGTTTCAAGGTGGTGCCGACGGCGCAATCGACCCGCTTCGAGGACATCGTCATCGAAGGCAGCGGGGCCTCGATCAAGGGCTCGCTCGAGCTCGATCCGAATGGCGATCTCGTGAGCGCGAACTTCCCGACCTATGCGCCGTCCGACGGTGACAAGGCGTCGTTGAAGGTCGAGCGCGGCCAGGATGGCGTGGTGCGCGGCACCGTGCGCGGCGACGTGTTCGACGGCCGCGGCTTCCTGAAGTCGGCGATCTCAGGCAATTCCAAGGACGACAAGAGCAAGCTGAAGAACGTCGATTTCGACATCGACGTGAAGCTCGGTGCGGTCGCCGGGTTCAACGGTGAGGCGATGCGCAGCGTCGATGCCAAGATGTCGAAGCGCAGCGGCGCCATCAAGGCTTTCAGCTTGAGCGGCAAGATCGGCCGCGACACGCCCGTTGCGGCTGACCTGCGCGGCGGCCGCGCCCAGGGCAACCGCGAGGTGATCTACCTCCAGACCAACGATGCCGGCGCGCTGCTGCGCTTCACCGACACCTACACCAAGGCGGTCGGCGGTCAGATGGTGGTGGCAATGGAGCCGCCGACATCGGAGCCGAACACCTCGCGCGAGGGTCTCATCAACGTGCGCGACTTCACGGTGAAGGGCGAGGCGCAGCTCGAGCGCGTTGCCGCCGGCGCGCCCAACGGCACCGGCAACGGCGTTTCCTTCAGTGCGCTCCGCGCCGAGTTCACCCGCCAGAACGGCGCGCTCACGATCCGCGACGGTGTCGTCAAGGGCCCGATGATCGGCGCCACCATCGAAGGCTCGATCGACTATCCCGGCAACCAGGTGTGCATGAGCGGCACCTTCGTGCCGATGTACGGCTTGAACAACATGTTCGGACAGATTCCTGTCCTCGGGCTGTTTCTCGGCGGCGGCGACAAGGAGGGCCTGATCGGTGTGACCTACGAGGTCGTCGGCACACCGGCCGCGCCCGTGATGCGCGTCAATCCGGTGTCCGCGATGGTGCCGGGCGTGTTCCGCAAGATCTTCGAATTCAACACCGGCAAGCAGAATACGCCGTTCGAGGAATTCCCGTCCCAGTCCAACGACGGTTCGACCGGCTCGACGCGCCAGCTCTCGAGCGGCTGCAGCCTCGCGCGGCGGTAG
- a CDS encoding peroxiredoxin: MSKKSRKKSSKTPSGSPTAKKKAPKTRATTQTKAAKTQRTPASKSTATIAKTASHGAASKQLKSSKSASAAKPVLTEGQKAPAFRLPRDGGAVATLSDYAGRKLVLFFYPRADTPGCTREAIDFTRLAGAFADAGTAVLGVSADSLKAQEKFRDKHSLKVPLISDEKHEMLEAYGAWGEKSMYGKSFLGILRTTVLVGSDGKVARIWRNVRVDGHADQVLEAATSL; this comes from the coding sequence ATGTCCAAGAAATCCCGAAAGAAATCGTCCAAAACGCCCTCCGGCAGTCCAACAGCTAAAAAGAAGGCCCCGAAAACCAGGGCAACGACTCAAACAAAGGCCGCGAAAACACAGCGGACACCGGCCAGCAAATCAACCGCGACCATAGCAAAGACAGCATCGCATGGGGCCGCATCGAAACAGTTAAAATCCTCCAAATCGGCCTCTGCGGCGAAGCCGGTCCTGACCGAAGGTCAGAAGGCCCCCGCCTTCCGTCTGCCCCGAGATGGCGGCGCCGTGGCGACGCTGTCGGACTACGCCGGCCGGAAGCTCGTCCTGTTCTTCTATCCCCGCGCCGACACGCCCGGCTGCACCCGGGAGGCCATCGACTTCACCCGCCTTGCAGGCGCCTTCGCCGACGCCGGCACCGCCGTGCTCGGCGTCTCCGCAGATTCGTTAAAGGCCCAGGAGAAGTTCCGCGACAAGCACAGCCTCAAGGTCCCCCTGATCTCGGACGAGAAGCACGAGATGCTGGAGGCGTATGGCGCGTGGGGCGAAAAGTCCATGTATGGCAAGAGCTTCCTCGGGATTCTTCGCACCACGGTGCTGGTCGGGAGCGACGGCAAGGTGGCCAGGATCTGGCGCAACGTCCGGGTCGACGGCCATGCCGATCAGGTGCTGGAAGCGGCAACAAGTCTTTAA
- a CDS encoding peptidoglycan DD-metalloendopeptidase family protein has translation MSKSSAQYSQYPQHHPHDHGRAIHRRPVAVAAAAAIPLPDADDAYTIVHHGKQVRLGPVVFWIVVGTIVLLGLWSAATATYFAFRDDVLTRLIARQAEMQYAYEDRIAELRAKVDRTTSRQLLDQEQFDQKLDQIMKRQTALESRATALGAMPDVTGSIPRTAPQRSDANPSATQGTPKPSPISDTVIFVAPPDREARLESRAPAVLAPPTSQFAKNQGFDNVLVRLTTSLDQVERRQMAALSAVEDGMDSRMRRMRGVVSDLGLNLASLEAAVPRSAMGGPFVPVKLTANAGPFEKQLNRINTTRAELDRLNRTLALVPYRKPVIGEVEFTSGFGVRSDPFLGRPAMHTGLDFRAATGDPVRVTAYGKVVSAGWSGGYGRMVEVDHGNGLSTRYGHLSEISVKVGEVVKIGQVIGLVGSTGRSTGPHLHYETRIDGDAVDPQKFLRAGVRLSAG, from the coding sequence ATGTCGAAAAGTTCTGCCCAATATTCGCAGTACCCCCAGCATCATCCCCACGACCACGGACGGGCCATTCACCGGCGCCCCGTCGCTGTTGCGGCCGCCGCCGCGATTCCCCTCCCCGACGCCGATGACGCCTACACCATCGTCCATCACGGCAAGCAGGTTCGCCTTGGTCCGGTCGTGTTCTGGATCGTGGTCGGCACGATCGTTTTGCTCGGACTGTGGTCGGCCGCGACCGCCACCTATTTCGCCTTCCGCGACGACGTCCTGACCCGGCTGATCGCCCGCCAGGCCGAGATGCAATACGCCTACGAGGACCGCATCGCCGAGCTGCGCGCCAAGGTCGATCGCACCACCAGCCGCCAGCTGCTCGACCAGGAGCAGTTCGACCAGAAGCTCGACCAGATCATGAAGCGCCAGACGGCGCTGGAGTCCCGGGCGACGGCGCTGGGCGCCATGCCAGACGTGACCGGATCGATCCCGCGCACCGCGCCACAGCGCAGCGATGCCAACCCGAGCGCAACGCAGGGCACGCCAAAACCGTCGCCGATCAGCGACACCGTGATCTTCGTGGCACCGCCGGATCGCGAAGCGCGCCTTGAATCGCGCGCGCCTGCCGTGCTGGCTCCGCCGACCAGCCAGTTCGCCAAGAACCAGGGTTTCGACAACGTTCTGGTCCGGCTCACCACCTCGCTCGACCAGGTCGAGCGCCGCCAGATGGCGGCGCTCAGCGCCGTCGAGGACGGCATGGATTCGCGCATGCGCCGGATGCGCGGCGTCGTCAGCGATCTCGGCCTGAACCTCGCCAGCCTCGAAGCTGCCGTGCCGCGCAGCGCGATGGGCGGCCCCTTCGTCCCGGTCAAGCTGACGGCCAATGCCGGACCTTTCGAGAAGCAGCTCAATCGCATCAACACGACGCGCGCCGAGCTGGACCGGCTCAATCGCACGCTGGCGCTGGTGCCCTATCGCAAGCCCGTCATCGGCGAGGTCGAGTTCACCTCCGGTTTCGGCGTGCGCAGCGATCCCTTCCTGGGCCGGCCCGCGATGCACACCGGCCTCGACTTCCGCGCCGCGACCGGCGATCCCGTCCGCGTCACCGCCTATGGCAAAGTGGTCTCGGCCGGCTGGTCCGGCGGCTACGGCCGCATGGTCGAGGTCGATCACGGTAACGGTCTTTCGACCCGCTACGGCCATCTCTCCGAGATCAGCGTCAAGGTCGGCGAGGTCGTGAAGATCGGCCAGGTCATCGGTCTCGTCGGCTCGACCGGCCGCTCCACCGGTCCGCACCTGCACTATGAGACCCGCATCGACGGCGACGCCGTCGACCCGCAGAAGTTCTTGCGCGCCGGCGTGCGCCTCAGCGCGGGCTAA
- a CDS encoding DUF5666 domain-containing protein, whose translation MSRPPLISRRLLLMGFWLAGTAMASAQVKRGTDQGIGGTGITRGDDHGIGGTGIVGVIQRFGSIYVNGERVTYASDVPVRIDGEPASTNALRIGQLARVVATRQADGTLVTRNIAIVSEVAGPVEQVKGNELTVLGQKIVAGDKESKIRPGTQVAVFGLRRTDGVIVASLVEPRRDAVARVTGLVERGPDGLHIGGLRLNGVDPLLVGQRVQIEGSASQGTMQAARTRIDDFSDLVGASRLSIEAYVQRAGTNLQLGSGLIARDGSRFGPAAGEARMVVNGVFDRSRGLQVDSAKAIGQGPGAPSPGGGPGGRSPGGSILHPNSGTPTPGGGQPGAPGAPASGSSPGANPGPAPTGPSGPSGPGGFGAPGGGPMGPGGGMGGGGFGGPGGGIGGGRR comes from the coding sequence ATGAGCCGGCCGCCGCTGATCTCCCGCCGTCTGCTGTTGATGGGATTCTGGCTCGCCGGCACGGCGATGGCCAGCGCGCAGGTCAAGCGCGGCACCGACCAGGGCATCGGCGGCACCGGAATCACGCGTGGCGATGATCACGGCATCGGCGGCACCGGCATTGTCGGCGTGATCCAGCGCTTCGGCAGCATCTACGTCAACGGCGAGCGCGTCACCTATGCCAGCGACGTCCCGGTCCGCATCGATGGCGAGCCGGCCAGCACCAATGCCCTGCGCATCGGCCAGCTCGCGCGCGTGGTCGCGACCCGGCAGGCCGACGGCACGCTGGTCACGCGCAACATCGCGATCGTGAGCGAGGTCGCAGGGCCGGTCGAGCAGGTGAAGGGCAACGAGCTGACGGTGCTCGGCCAGAAGATCGTCGCAGGCGACAAGGAGAGCAAGATTCGTCCGGGCACGCAGGTCGCCGTCTTCGGTCTGCGCCGCACCGATGGCGTCATCGTCGCGAGCCTGGTCGAGCCGCGGCGCGATGCGGTCGCGCGCGTCACGGGCCTGGTCGAGCGCGGGCCTGATGGCCTGCATATCGGCGGCTTGAGGCTGAACGGCGTCGATCCGCTGCTGGTCGGCCAGCGCGTCCAGATCGAGGGCAGCGCGAGCCAGGGCACGATGCAGGCCGCGCGCACGCGGATCGACGATTTCTCGGATCTCGTCGGCGCGAGCCGGTTGTCGATCGAGGCCTATGTGCAAAGGGCGGGCACCAACCTCCAGCTCGGCTCGGGGTTGATCGCACGTGACGGCTCGCGCTTCGGGCCCGCGGCGGGCGAAGCGCGCATGGTGGTCAACGGCGTGTTCGATCGCTCGCGCGGCCTTCAGGTGGATTCGGCGAAGGCCATCGGCCAAGGGCCGGGAGCACCGTCGCCCGGCGGCGGTCCCGGCGGCCGGTCGCCCGGTGGTTCAATCCTGCATCCGAACAGCGGCACGCCGACTCCGGGCGGCGGTCAGCCTGGTGCCCCCGGTGCGCCTGCGTCTGGATCGAGCCCCGGTGCAAATCCCGGCCCTGCGCCGACAGGCCCGAGCGGTCCGTCGGGTCCTGGCGGGTTCGGCGCGCCGGGCGGCGGGCCGATGGGCCCCGGCGGTGGAATGGGTGGCGGAGGCTTTGGTGGTCCCGGAGGCGGGATTGGCGGCGGCCGGCGCTAG
- a CDS encoding DUF6502 family protein: MNAKPGSKAAAPQPNAAAKLHAPLARLLRPLVRLCIRSGMTFPALAQLLRELFVNVAEHDFALEGKEQTDSRVSLLTGIHRKEVARLRGAGAPVHEAPAAVSLTSAVIARWLAAPEFTDAKGEPLALPRNAEGDAPSFEQLVASVTKDVRPRAVLDEWVDRKLVTINENDEIELVEAAFVPSGEDDSKWHYLGRNLHDHIAAAAQNVSDGPRYLERAVHYNNISPKLARRLEARSRELAMDALKTANREANRALAKDKGGDARWNFGIYIYSEDADEESETKAGGKDGAKDAGKEGGS, from the coding sequence ATGAATGCCAAGCCCGGGTCGAAAGCAGCGGCACCACAGCCGAATGCCGCCGCGAAGCTGCACGCGCCCCTGGCGCGGCTGCTGCGCCCGCTCGTGCGGCTCTGCATCCGCAGCGGCATGACCTTTCCCGCGCTGGCGCAGTTGCTTCGCGAGCTCTTCGTCAACGTCGCCGAGCATGATTTCGCGCTGGAGGGGAAAGAGCAGACCGACAGCCGCGTCAGCCTGCTCACCGGCATCCATCGCAAGGAGGTGGCGCGGCTGCGCGGCGCGGGCGCGCCGGTGCACGAAGCTCCGGCGGCGGTGTCGCTGACCAGCGCCGTGATCGCGCGCTGGCTCGCCGCGCCCGAGTTCACGGACGCGAAGGGCGAGCCGCTGGCGCTGCCGCGTAACGCCGAAGGCGATGCGCCGTCATTCGAGCAGCTCGTCGCCTCCGTCACCAAGGACGTGCGTCCGCGCGCGGTGCTCGACGAGTGGGTCGATCGCAAGCTCGTCACCATTAACGAGAATGACGAGATCGAGCTGGTCGAGGCCGCCTTCGTCCCATCAGGCGAGGACGACAGCAAATGGCACTATCTCGGCCGCAACCTGCACGACCACATCGCGGCCGCCGCGCAGAACGTCTCGGATGGACCGCGCTATCTCGAACGCGCGGTGCACTACAACAACATCTCGCCGAAGCTCGCGCGGCGCCTCGAGGCGCGCTCGCGCGAGCTCGCCATGGACGCGCTGAAGACCGCCAACCGCGAGGCCAACCGCGCGCTCGCCAAGGACAAGGGCGGTGATGCCCGCTGGAATTTCGGCATCTACATCTACAGCGAGGACGCCGACGAGGAGAGCGAGACGAAGGCAGGCGGCAAGGACGGTGCAAAGGACGCCGGCAAAGAGGGCGGTTCATGA